TCAGTACCTTGGATATCGAGCTCGGCCAATCGCAGTCTCCCTCTCGCCTCGCGGATGAATAGCGGGAATTCGAAATCGAATCCCCAGGTGTAATTCTCTGTATTGAAAGTCTCGGTCTCGGTATTGCCTACACGCTCTGTGAGCACATTGTATTTCAGGTCCAATCGGGGTTTGAGCTGCTCGGCCATCCATCTGCGATCGATCTCCAAAGCTTCGAGTTTGTAACCATAGCCACGAAGCATCGGGTGCTGTGCAAGCAATTCTCCCAAGCGCAATCGCAGGTCGGCCGGTGGAGCATCTACGAGTGTTTCTCCTAATTCCTGCGGAAGCGTGTTAACGTCCAACTCCAAGGGCACTAGACCAGAAGCCCAGAGAAATCCAGAGACCTGTGCCCGGGCGTTGAGCAGATCCAGTCGAGCCTGCTGGACACTGAGCAGTCGGGCCTGCACCTGAATTCCCGCCTCAAGTGTATCAATAGAAGGGACCGCTCCCAGACGTGCCGATTCCTTGACCGCATCGAAACGTACTTGGGCAGCATCGAGGGCTTCTTCGAAGACCCGAAGGTCAAGCGTGCGCTCGAACCAGATCCAATAGGACATGCCCGCCTCCAATAGAAGATCATTGAGCATGAGGGTCTGCTCCACCTGATTGAGGTCGAGATATAATTCGGCTTTGCGCAATTGGGCCCTGCGCTTATCGATGAGGAGGCCTTGACCCAGAGCCACTCCGATGCCTGCATGCACCAGACCATTCTCGGGAGTATTGGCCTCGGGGTTCAGATATTGACCTTGGTTCTGCTCATACCCTCCTGAAAGTTCCAGGCCGTACCATGTGGGGACCTTCAGCCCTGCATCGATCAAACGGTAGTACTCAGTATCATCAAAATACTTCTGCTGAAGGGAAGCACTCACTAGTGGGTCGAAACCTCCACGGGCCAAGCGCAAGGTCGCTTCTGCTTCTTGGGGTTCCAATCGCGCCTGCATGGCCAATGGATGATGACGCAGTACGATGTCCATGAAATCCTCATAGGAGAGTCGATTGATTTCTTGCGCATCGAAAGGCAGATACGTCAGCAAAGCGAGAACTATGATGCAGAACTTCTTCATACGAATCGTTTACTTGCTTCTATTTCAGCATCGGTCAATCCGTGTGGTGACGGGCGCTCATGCTCATCCACCTGCACGAAGACGATCTTTTCGATGGTGATGATGGTCTTCTTGGTGAAGAGGTTCCTTACCTCGCAACTGAATGAGATAGATGTACGTCCCACTCGATCATATTCCAATCCGATCTCGATGACATCTCCCTGTTTGGCCGAACTGACGAAATCGATCTCAGAGATATACTTGGTGACCACCTTGGTGGTATCCAATTTGGTCATGGCATAGATTCCGGCCTCCTCATCGATCCATTGCAGGAGTTTCCCTCCGAAGAGGGTGTTGTTGGCATTCAGGTCACCGGGCTTGATCAATTTTCTCGAGTAGAATCTCATTTCTTCTTCGTTTGGTTATGATCCATTCCATTCTCAGGAATATAGAAGTCTGGCGGGAAACCATTGATCTGCCGCCACATCTCGTACCAGATAGGCACATCCTTGAGCAGTAGCATATTCCGTGTACCTCCTCCTACACGCAAGGCATCGGGCCAAGGTGGTCCATCGGGGTCGGGAGCCACCAATATGCGATAGCGACCGTTATCACTGATGAAATTATCGATGGCGAATACCTCTCCACCATAGGTCCCATAGCTGGTATTGGGCCATCCGCTGAAAACGATGGCCGGCCATCCATCGAATTGGATACGCACATGCTGACCCATCTCGATCAAGGGCAGATCGATCGGTCGCACATAGAGCGATACGGCCAGATCATATCGTGCTGGCATGATACTCACAATGGATTCGCCTTCTTTGATGGTCTCACCTATGCCGGACTGTATGGCCTTGGTCACATAGCCATCCTGGGGAGCAGTGATATAATACATGCCTGTGCGTACAGAATAATTCATGTACTGATTCTGCAATTTGGTCACTACCGCTTCCGCATCGTACATACCTGAAAGTGCAGTGTATTTCTCTGATTCGGCCTTGGCCACTTCATCGCGGTATTGTGCTTGGACAGAATTCAATTCTACACGTGCATTGATGACCTCATTGCGGCTGGTGAGAAGCTTGTTCTCTGCCGAGATCATATCGGCCTGTGCTTTCTGCATGGTCAATCTGCGATTCTCCAGGTCGGTCAAGGACTTCAATCCTTGTTCATGGAGCTGTTCCATTCGTTCATACTGTTCAATGGCGATCTGATAATTCAATCCTGCAGCTTGGTAGTCTATACTATCACTGGTGACCTTCAGCCGGGATTGCCTCAAGTTGTTCTTTGCCTGTTCCAATTTGAGCTTACTGGTCTCCACCAAGGCGTCTATCTGACTGTCGAGCGCCTTGACCTTCTCCATGTACGAACTCACCGACATCTCCTTAGCCTTCAATTGCTGCTGGGTACGGCCCAAGAGATCGGGATCGAAATACTCGTCTTTGATCTCACTGATATAGAGGATGGTATCTCCCTTATATACGAAGTCCCCTTCCTTGACGAACCATTGCTCGATACGTCCTGCAATGATGGAATGTATGGTCTGCGGACGTTGATCGGGCCGCACCGTGGTCACCTCTCCCCTTGCTCTGATATTCTGTGTCCAAGGAATGAAGAGCATGATGAAGAATACAAGGAAGAAAACTGTCAAGAGACGCAGGAATACTTTTCCTGAGTGCTTTCCCTCAACTACGTGTAGACTACCGAGGTCTTCTTTGCAAATACGCTTGTTGACGCTATTCTCTGAGATATTAAGCATAGCCTAATTCTTTGATGTCCATATTCTCTTGTATCTCTGACCAGGTACCCACATGGGCAGCCCTCCCCTCTTTCATGACCACTACCTTGTCACTGTTAGCCGCCATGTAGCGATCTTGAGAGATAGCGAGCAGGGTCCACGGTTGCTCGGGTGAGGTGAGGAAATCGATGATGCGCCTCCGATCGGCCTCATCCATATGCTCCAAGGCATCCTCTAGCAGCAGCAAGCGTGGTCTATCTGCAATACTGCGAGCTATGAGAAGTTTCTGGATGATACTACGTGGCAGTCTGCGACCTGTAGGATCCATGAGTGTATCATATCCTTTGGGCAATTGCTCAATGAATTGCTTGAGTCCGACATTGGCAATGGCCCAGCGTACATCCTCCAGCGTGACGTCCTTGCGATTCATAGAGATATTTTCGAGCACGGTCCCTTCGAAAAGCTGCTCCAAGCTCAGGCAATCTCCGATATAATCCCTGAGCGATGAGGATTCGATATTCCCTGCAGGTAGTCCGTCATAGCTGATGGTACCCATACGCGGTAGATAAAGACCTGCGATCACTTGCAGCATGGTGGATTTACCCGATCCATTCGGGCCGATGATGGTCACCTTCTCTCCTGCTGCAATATGCAGATCCATATTCTTGAGCACCATCTTCTCTTGTCCTGGATAGTTGAAGGTGATGTCATTCAACTGAAGATCCAGTCCACGGGTCTTGTCCCCTGACATCTCTATCCCCTCCAAACTCTCCAATTCCAGATCGGTGACCATTCCCACTTTATCCAGGGCCGTGAGTACATCATAGATGGTCTCCAGACTGAGGATGAGTTTCTCGACAGAACTCATCACCAGAAGGATGATGATCTCCGCTGCGATGAACTGACCGATATTCATGTGCTGTTCGAGGACCAGCACGCCTCCGATCGCTAATAACCCAGTTGCCACTACCACCTTGAATACGACCATCAAGGAG
Above is a window of Flavobacteriales bacterium DNA encoding:
- a CDS encoding TolC family protein; translated protein: MKKFCIIVLALLTYLPFDAQEINRLSYEDFMDIVLRHHPLAMQARLEPQEAEATLRLARGGFDPLVSASLQQKYFDDTEYYRLIDAGLKVPTWYGLELSGGYEQNQGQYLNPEANTPENGLVHAGIGVALGQGLLIDKRRAQLRKAELYLDLNQVEQTLMLNDLLLEAGMSYWIWFERTLDLRVFEEALDAAQVRFDAVKESARLGAVPSIDTLEAGIQVQARLLSVQQARLDLLNARAQVSGFLWASGLVPLELDVNTLPQELGETLVDAPPADLRLRLGELLAQHPMLRGYGYKLEALEIDRRWMAEQLKPRLDLKYNVLTERVGNTETETFNTENYTWGFDFEFPLFIREARGRLRLAELDIQGTDLDRADRQQMLQVKARQSINSWETTLEQFRLYSRTVQDYAGLLAGERQLFESGESSLFLVNRRELGYISAQIKRNEILTKNRMASLKTEYQLGILSTNFIESP
- a CDS encoding acyl-CoA thioesterase yields the protein MRFYSRKLIKPGDLNANNTLFGGKLLQWIDEEAGIYAMTKLDTTKVVTKYISEIDFVSSAKQGDVIEIGLEYDRVGRTSISFSCEVRNLFTKKTIITIEKIVFVQVDEHERPSPHGLTDAEIEASKRFV
- a CDS encoding HlyD family efflux transporter periplasmic adaptor subunit, which gives rise to MLNISENSVNKRICKEDLGSLHVVEGKHSGKVFLRLLTVFFLVFFIMLFIPWTQNIRARGEVTTVRPDQRPQTIHSIIAGRIEQWFVKEGDFVYKGDTILYISEIKDEYFDPDLLGRTQQQLKAKEMSVSSYMEKVKALDSQIDALVETSKLKLEQAKNNLRQSRLKVTSDSIDYQAAGLNYQIAIEQYERMEQLHEQGLKSLTDLENRRLTMQKAQADMISAENKLLTSRNEVINARVELNSVQAQYRDEVAKAESEKYTALSGMYDAEAVVTKLQNQYMNYSVRTGMYYITAPQDGYVTKAIQSGIGETIKEGESIVSIMPARYDLAVSLYVRPIDLPLIEMGQHVRIQFDGWPAIVFSGWPNTSYGTYGGEVFAIDNFISDNGRYRILVAPDPDGPPWPDALRVGGGTRNMLLLKDVPIWYEMWRQINGFPPDFYIPENGMDHNQTKKK
- a CDS encoding ATP-binding cassette domain-containing protein, with protein sequence MTLTPLQRFWRLFKPDAKEIKNVYVYAIFSGLIGLSLPLGIQAIVNFIQGGQISTSWIVLVVIVVLGVAATGILQIYQLRITENLQQRIFARAAFEFAHRIPNVRLEALYNHYAPELMNRFFDIMSIQKGLSKILVDFSAAILQMLFGLILLSFYHPFFILFSFFMVVLVLAIFYFTARKGLDTSLEESKHKYAVAHWLEELARTATTFKLAGRTRLPLTRMDGLVGDYLEARNSHFNILIQQLSLMVVFKVVVATGLLAIGGVLVLEQHMNIGQFIAAEIIILLVMSSVEKLILSLETIYDVLTALDKVGMVTDLELESLEGIEMSGDKTRGLDLQLNDITFNYPGQEKMVLKNMDLHIAAGEKVTIIGPNGSGKSTMLQVIAGLYLPRMGTISYDGLPAGNIESSSLRDYIGDCLSLEQLFEGTVLENISMNRKDVTLEDVRWAIANVGLKQFIEQLPKGYDTLMDPTGRRLPRSIIQKLLIARSIADRPRLLLLEDALEHMDEADRRRIIDFLTSPEQPWTLLAISQDRYMAANSDKVVVMKEGRAAHVGTWSEIQENMDIKELGYA